In Aricia agestis chromosome 14, ilAriAges1.1, whole genome shotgun sequence, one genomic interval encodes:
- the LOC121733760 gene encoding diuretic hormone class 2, with translation MVRATSVLVCCLLAALLLVLPAAAYPSMNSNYREASYEPEEILDMLTRLNNLIQMERNMQTYKEGIDTDKRALDLGLNRGYSGAIQAKHLMGLAAANYAGGPGRRRRDVAN, from the exons ATGGTGCGTGCTACCTCTGTGCTGGTCTGCTGCCTGCTAGCCGCGCTGCTGCTGGTCCTCCCTGCAGCCGCCTACCCCAG TATGAACAGCAACTACCGCGAGGCGTCGTATGAACCTGAGGAGATCCTGGACATGCTGACCCGCCTCAACAACCTCATACAGATGGAGCGCAACATGCAGAC ATACAAAGAAGGCATTGACAC CGACAAGCGCGCTCTAGACCTTGGCCTCAACCGCGGCTACTCCGGCGCCATCCAGGCCAAGCACCTCATGGGTCTCGCCGCTGCCAACTACGCCGGCGGCCCTGGCAGGAGGCGACGCGACGTTGCCAACTAA
- the LOC121733678 gene encoding catalase-like translates to MKEHNICMFQFLLVCYVQYVACGDPELVAYYNRTDPAARQLWEFKNTHPEPIGLLTTGSGKLVDIRETVAINSDPFSNLYNVDIITQLNAERVPERVVHAKGTAAFGYFEVTHDVSKYTKADVFNGIGKKTPLVARFSTVLQSLGGADASREMKGLAVKMYTNEGNLDFLCINFPTYFYRDANDFLHFVHSFKRNPKTDLPDFTSAFDFITKRPDSFHGFLWFLSDFGIPNGYRKMDSFPVHTYVINNKKRERYFVRFSFRSEQGVENLSSEDAREISSRDPNYFNRDLYNAIEEKNYPAWRLEMDLMTYDQIKKVDYNPFEVTRSWKKGTYKTVPIGRLVLDRNPDNNFAVSEQSTFSPARLVPGIPGPIDTMFRTRRQSYRDAQSYRMSINHNKIEVNAPKYSKNYLRDGKPPVGENGRDAPNYYPNSFNGPIPYVDADLPKERLSLLESNAVDLEPAATFYNDLLNCQERERLANNSAPLLAVVPPFMQRRMLKLFTLVDVDLGRRVTESLEKFLRTPPPPPPKPLIPSEKYYKQQQQTKKKKSRNEQNKPTATEECYRH, encoded by the exons ATGAAGGaacataatatatgtatgttTCAGTTTCTATTAGTTTGTTACGTGCAGTATGTAGCGTGCGGTGATCCGGAGTTGGTGGCGTATTACAATAGAACGGATCCGGCTGCGCGACAACTATGGGAATTCAAAAATACCCATCCG GAACCCATCGGATTGCTCACAACGGGTTCCGGAAAACTCGTTGATATCAGAGAAACAGTGGCAATAAATTCTGATCCGTTTTCGAACCTGTACAACGTGGACATTATCACGCAACTGAACGCCGAGAGAGTGCCAGAGAGAGTGGTGCACGCAAAAGGCACGGCAGCCTTTGGGTACTTTGAAGTGACCCACGATGTCTCCAAGTACACCAAAGCCGACGTCTTTAACGGAATCGGCAAGAAGACTCCACTGGTTGCACGATTCTCGACCGTGCTGCAAAGCCTCGGAGGCGCCGATGCCTCCAGAGAGATGAAAGGCCTGGCCGTCAAGATGTACACGAACGAAGGAAACCTGGATTTCCTGTGTATAAATTTTCCTACATACTTCTACAGAGATGCGAACGACTTCCTCCATTTCGTCCACTCCTtcaaacggaaccctaaaactgaTCTTCCGGACTTCACGAGCGCGTTTGACTTCATCACCAAACGACCGGATTCGTTCCACGGCTTCCTGTGGTTCCTCTCCGACTTTGGCATTCCAAACGGTTACCGGAAGATGGACTCCTTCCCGGTACACACGTACGTCATCAATAACAAGAAGAGGGAGAGATATTTCGTCAGATTCAGCTTCAGATCCGAGCAGGGAGTAGAGAACTTGTCGTCGGAGGACGCGAGAGAGATATCGTCCCGTGACCCCAACTACTTCAACAGAGATCTATACAACGCCATCGAGGAGAAGAATTACCCTGCTTGGAGATTAGAGATGGACTTGATGACGTACGATCAAATAAAGAAGGTGGATTACAATCCTTTCGAAGTCACCCGCAGCTGGAAAAAGGGCACCTACAAGACTGTGCCGATTGGACGACTTGTCTTGGACAGAAATCCGGACAACAACTTCGCAGTGTCAGAGCAGAGCACCTTCAGCCCCGCAAGACTGGTCCCTGGTATTCCTGGCCCCATAGACACCATGTTCAGGACCCGACGACAGTCCTACCGTGATGCCCAGTCCTACAGAATGAGTATCAACCACAACAAAATCGAGGTGAACGCACCAAAGTATTCCAAGAATTATTTGAGAGACGGAAAACCACCGGTGGGAGAAAACGGCAGGGACGCTCCGAATTACTATCCCAACTCCTTTAACGGGCCCATTCCTTACGTGGACGCTGATCTGCCAAAAGAGAGACTGTCGCTATTGGAATCGAACGCTGTCGATCTGGAGCCAGCAGCTACATTTTATAATGATCTTCTGAACTGTCAGGAGAGAGAGCGGCTCGCTAATAACAGCGCTCCGTTGTTGGCAGTAGTTCCGCCGTTCATGCAGAGAAGGATGTTGAAATTGTTTACCTTGGTCGACGTGGACCTTGGGAGGAGAGTCACGGAGAGTTTGGAGAAGTTTTTGAGGACTCCGCCACCTCCTCCGCCTAAACCCTTGATACCTTCGGAGAAATATTATAAGCAGCAGCAGCAGACGAAGAAAAAAAAGTCGAGAAATGAACAAAACAAGCCGACGGCAACGGAGGAATGTTACAGACATTAA